One part of the [Synechococcus] sp. NIES-970 genome encodes these proteins:
- the rplM gene encoding ribosomal protein L13, whose product MIKTPLPTQETLNQKWYVVDAADQRLGRLATEVAKVLRGKNKPEYTPHIDTGDFVIIVNADKVVVTGRKPEQKLYRRHSGRPGGMKVETFNQLQDRIPERIIEKAVKGMLPKNALGRRLFTKLKVYASADHPHGAQQPEVLTINTIPGGDN is encoded by the coding sequence ATGATTAAGACACCTTTACCAACACAAGAAACCCTCAACCAGAAATGGTATGTGGTCGATGCTGCTGACCAACGCTTGGGTCGTTTGGCCACCGAAGTGGCAAAAGTCCTCCGGGGCAAAAATAAACCAGAATATACTCCCCACATTGATACTGGGGATTTCGTCATTATCGTGAATGCCGATAAGGTCGTTGTGACAGGCCGCAAGCCGGAACAAAAACTCTATCGTCGCCATTCTGGTCGTCCTGGTGGGATGAAGGTCGAAACCTTTAATCAGCTCCAAGATCGGATTCCCGAGCGCATTATTGAGAAAGCCGTGAAGGGGATGTTGCCGAAAAATGCTCTTGGCCGCCGTCTTTTCACAAAGCTCAAGGTCTATGCCAGCGCGGATCACCCCCATGGTGCCCAGCAACCTGAAGTACTCACCATCAATACCATTCCCGGAGGAGATAACTAA